In one window of Candidatus Methylarchaceae archaeon HK02M2 DNA:
- the pstC gene encoding phosphate ABC transporter permease subunit PstC, with product MFIIAFLLVEGWSAINLDFLFGLTWHPSNNEFGILPIIISTIIVGVGAVLIALVIGVPCAIFLAEFAPNWVRNIIKPSVEMLVGVPSIVLGFFGLMLIVPFIRDNLGGRGECILAGWIILSIMTLPHVITISEDAIRAVPKSYREASLSLGATKWQTVRNVTLTSAKSGILASLILGMGNAIGETMAVLMVIGNPNIPIIPTSILDSVRVLTSTIVMEISYVEWGSQHQYALFAIGVVLFVLVAIINLMARSAIQRGMMKR from the coding sequence TTGTTTATAATTGCATTCTTGTTAGTCGAGGGATGGTCTGCCATAAACTTAGATTTTCTATTCGGTTTAACGTGGCATCCATCCAATAACGAATTTGGAATTTTGCCCATAATTATCAGCACCATCATCGTTGGAGTTGGTGCAGTCTTGATTGCATTAGTAATAGGTGTCCCTTGTGCTATTTTCCTTGCAGAATTCGCTCCAAATTGGGTTAGGAATATAATCAAGCCAAGTGTTGAGATGCTCGTTGGAGTTCCTTCAATCGTGCTTGGATTTTTTGGATTGATGTTGATCGTTCCATTTATCAGGGATAATTTAGGAGGAAGAGGAGAATGCATTCTTGCTGGATGGATAATTCTCTCAATAATGACTTTGCCACATGTAATAACCATATCTGAAGACGCGATAAGAGCAGTTCCAAAATCTTATCGAGAAGCATCTCTTTCTCTTGGCGCAACAAAATGGCAGACAGTCAGGAACGTAACTTTGACAAGTGCTAAGTCAGGAATACTAGCTTCTCTTATTTTAGGCATGGGGAATGCTATAGGAGAGACTATGGCAGTCTTGATGGTAATAGGTAACCCAAACATACCCATAATTCCAACATCCATTTTAGATAGTGTCAGGGTATTAACATCAACTATAGTTATGGAGATAAGTTATGTAGAGTGGGGCTCCCAACATCAGTATGCATTATTTGCGATAGGAGTTGTTTTGTTTGTTTTAGTTGCCATCATCAACTTGATGGCAAGATCTGCAATACAAAGAGGGATGATGAAACGATGA
- the pstA gene encoding phosphate ABC transporter permease PstA, translating into MNEQTKEGIVKIFLWITGIISVFVLLSIIFYVFVNGVGVISLEFLTGKPYRFEYGGILPQIVGSLFLITICLLFAAPIGIGSGIYLAEYASDNLFTKIIRFFVETLAGIPSIIIGMFGLAFLVHYLFGFSVLSGGLALGFMILPWTVRVSEEAVRAVPKSYREASLSLGATKWQTVWNVVLKSATPSIITGVLLGIGKAIGETAVVLLTAGSGLEAFLPISIFDAVGSLPVYIYMLATQGHTSAAFDRAYGASLVLITMFLIINLGALFLRNYLIRRQR; encoded by the coding sequence ATGAACGAACAAACAAAAGAAGGGATAGTAAAAATCTTTCTATGGATTACTGGTATTATATCTGTGTTCGTCCTACTATCGATAATTTTCTATGTATTTGTAAATGGAGTAGGTGTGATAAGCCTTGAGTTCTTAACGGGTAAACCATATCGTTTTGAATATGGAGGAATATTACCCCAGATAGTTGGGTCTTTATTTCTCATTACAATCTGTTTGCTATTCGCCGCTCCTATCGGTATAGGTTCAGGGATATATCTTGCTGAATATGCATCTGACAACCTTTTTACTAAGATAATAAGGTTCTTTGTAGAAACGCTTGCAGGCATTCCCTCCATTATAATAGGAATGTTTGGGCTGGCTTTTTTGGTCCATTACCTTTTTGGATTTTCTGTACTTTCTGGTGGTCTTGCATTAGGATTTATGATCCTTCCATGGACGGTCAGAGTATCTGAAGAAGCTGTAAGGGCAGTTCCAAAATCTTATCGAGAAGCATCTCTTTCTCTTGGCGCAACAAAATGGCAGACGGTATGGAACGTCGTCTTGAAAAGTGCAACTCCTAGCATAATAACGGGGGTACTTTTAGGTATTGGAAAGGCGATAGGTGAGACCGCTGTAGTTTTACTAACGGCTGGCTCTGGACTTGAAGCGTTTTTACCAATCTCGATATTCGACGCCGTTGGCTCTTTACCAGTTTATATTTACATGTTGGCAACACAAGGCCATACTTCTGCCGCTTTTGATAGAGCATATGGTGCTTCACTTGTTCTGATCACTATGTTTTTAATAATAAATTTAGGAGCTCTTTTTTTAAGAAATTACCTTATTAGGAGGCAAAGATAA
- the pstB gene encoding phosphate ABC transporter ATP-binding protein PstB, translating to MSDFSKGYRRFLSDLYESAQLSNSVKIVKDKKETNAYMVKDKINIKKLNVWFSERHILKDLSFIIKSNSVTAIMGPSGCGKTTFIRALNRMNEIIEGCRTTGEVFLDGIDIYSEKMNVFELRKRVGMVCQKPNPFPKSVFENVSYGLRIHNITNGEKLEEDVKQALMEAALWDEVKDRLSESALRLSGGQQQRLCIARALAVKPEVILFDEPCSALDPTATTKIEDLIRRLKENYTVVIVTHNLQQAARVSDMVAFLYLGKLIEYGRTKDVFLNPKSELTERYITGKFG from the coding sequence ATGAGTGATTTCAGTAAAGGCTATAGAAGATTTTTATCAGATTTGTATGAGTCAGCTCAATTATCAAATAGTGTTAAAATAGTGAAAGATAAGAAAGAAACTAACGCTTATATGGTGAAAGATAAAATAAATATTAAAAAGCTAAATGTTTGGTTTTCTGAAAGACACATCCTTAAAGACTTAAGTTTTATTATAAAAAGTAACAGCGTCACAGCTATAATGGGTCCATCAGGATGTGGAAAGACAACTTTCATAAGGGCCTTAAATAGAATGAATGAAATTATCGAAGGATGCCGCACAACTGGAGAAGTGTTTCTTGATGGAATTGACATATATAGCGAAAAGATGAACGTTTTTGAGCTTAGAAAAAGGGTGGGCATGGTCTGCCAAAAACCTAACCCATTTCCTAAATCAGTCTTTGAGAATGTTTCATATGGATTGAGAATTCATAACATTACTAATGGAGAGAAGCTTGAGGAGGACGTAAAACAAGCTTTAATGGAAGCAGCACTTTGGGATGAAGTCAAGGACAGATTGAGCGAATCAGCTCTTAGGCTTTCAGGTGGACAGCAACAGAGATTGTGCATAGCTAGGGCATTAGCTGTGAAGCCAGAAGTCATACTTTTTGACGAACCTTGCTCCGCACTCGACCCCACTGCAACAACAAAAATTGAAGACTTGATACGAAGGCTGAAGGAGAATTACACAGTAGTAATAGTTACTCATAATTTACAACAAGCTGCAAGGGTTTCTGATATGGTAGCCTTCCTATATTTAGGAAAACTTATTGAGTACGGAAGGACAAAAGATGTATTCCTAAATCCAAAGAGTGAACTCACAGAAAGATATATCACAGGCAAGTTTGGCTAA
- a CDS encoding helix-hairpin-helix domain-containing protein → MKGCNSIQITVDSREPGYILALLLQRGVDVERRMITPGDYVISSECAIERKTIGDFVNSIYTGRLFEQVDSLKEAYLKPLVILEGDIGLELEEMKNPGAFWGAILRIEVDMSVPIITTPTFFHTVDVLCTLAKRLQKKLVKSIHIQHKPRLMTEKDWQIYVVSSLPNVGNELSRRLLKRFKTIRNIFQASVRDLERVKGIGGAKAKKIIKLLDIQYSVDE, encoded by the coding sequence ATGAAAGGGTGTAATAGTATCCAAATAACTGTTGATTCACGTGAACCTGGCTACATATTGGCACTACTTCTCCAGCGGGGCGTGGATGTAGAGAGAAGGATGATTACTCCAGGCGACTATGTTATATCATCTGAGTGTGCAATTGAAAGAAAGACCATTGGAGACTTCGTGAACTCCATATATACGGGTAGACTCTTCGAACAAGTAGATAGTTTAAAAGAAGCATACTTGAAGCCATTGGTCATACTAGAGGGAGATATCGGACTAGAGTTAGAAGAGATGAAGAATCCAGGGGCATTTTGGGGCGCTATTCTTAGAATCGAAGTAGACATGAGTGTACCTATAATAACCACGCCAACTTTCTTCCATACAGTTGACGTTTTATGCACCCTTGCGAAAAGGCTTCAAAAAAAGTTAGTGAAGAGTATACATATCCAGCACAAGCCGAGACTAATGACCGAGAAAGATTGGCAGATTTACGTTGTATCAAGCCTACCTAATGTAGGAAATGAGTTATCGAGACGCCTCCTAAAACGTTTCAAGACCATAAGAAATATCTTTCAAGCAAGTGTACGTGATCTGGAGAGGGTCAAAGGTATCGGGGGAGCCAAGGCTAAAAAGATAATCAAACTCCTTGACATTCAGTATAGTGTTGATGAATGA
- a CDS encoding nitroreductase family protein, producing MKILPEIKRRKSALVFKEEDVEKEKIDAIIEAARWAPSCANNQSWNYVFVHKTDSTRKNLEDALSIGNGWAKKAPYLVAVGADPDKDCKNNDIPYYAYDAGLSVMNLTIEAEHQGLRVHQMAGWKEEKVKKALEYPGKYRVIVVFAIGYESDVKEIWDRLEEKIKDKLAKPRKRKPLSDNFFFVSFGKVGYNAGA from the coding sequence ATGAAGATACTTCCTGAAATAAAGAGACGTAAAAGTGCCCTCGTTTTCAAGGAAGAAGATGTAGAAAAGGAAAAGATCGATGCAATTATTGAAGCTGCGAGGTGGGCACCCTCCTGTGCTAACAATCAGTCTTGGAATTACGTTTTTGTGCATAAAACTGATTCGACACGTAAAAATCTAGAAGATGCATTATCAATCGGTAATGGATGGGCGAAGAAGGCCCCATACTTAGTTGCTGTTGGGGCTGATCCTGATAAAGATTGTAAAAACAACGATATTCCGTATTACGCGTATGATGCAGGATTGAGTGTGATGAACCTTACAATAGAAGCTGAACACCAAGGACTTCGTGTCCATCAGATGGCTGGTTGGAAAGAAGAAAAAGTAAAGAAAGCTTTGGAATATCCTGGTAAATACAGAGTTATTGTGGTTTTTGCTATAGGATACGAGTCGGATGTAAAGGAAATCTGGGATCGATTAGAAGAAAAGATTAAAGACAAACTAGCTAAGCCAAGGAAAAGAAAACCTTTAAGCGATAATTTCTTTTTTGTCTCCTTTGGTAAAGTTGGTTATAATGCGGGCGCATAA
- a CDS encoding glycosyltransferase, with protein sequence MLKVPKESKEAVKVEKAIEEAQEETKVIAILPSKNEDKTIGQCIETVKKSKYHPTVIVADGHSTDKTRDIAEEAGVKVVISPRRIHPGKGLAMKTGLQAALKENPDIVLFMDADLENLTSEWVDKLVDGIIVDGFDMTRGSYYRAPRDAAVTKLVAKRLLWVFFPEISHFDQPLTGEVAAKTQVWQEMLNGKLPDGWGIDVTMLIETEMMGYRIKEVYLGYKQHRSYRRYSEDPGKLGRMAEQVAIAILKLAKKHGRIDNIDNIHC encoded by the coding sequence CCAAGAAGAGACAAAAGTGATAGCGATACTTCCTTCTAAAAATGAAGATAAAACTATAGGTCAATGTATAGAGACGGTAAAGAAGAGTAAGTACCATCCAACTGTAATAGTAGCAGATGGTCATTCTACAGACAAAACTAGGGATATAGCAGAAGAAGCTGGAGTTAAGGTCGTTATATCTCCTAGAAGGATACACCCTGGCAAGGGTCTAGCCATGAAGACTGGCCTACAAGCGGCTTTGAAGGAAAACCCTGACATAGTTCTTTTTATGGACGCTGACCTAGAAAACCTTACGAGTGAATGGGTCGATAAGCTTGTAGACGGCATCATCGTAGACGGATTCGATATGACCCGAGGCTCTTACTACAGGGCCCCTAGAGATGCTGCCGTAACAAAACTTGTAGCAAAAAGACTCCTTTGGGTATTCTTCCCAGAAATTTCCCACTTCGATCAACCTTTAACTGGAGAGGTAGCAGCTAAGACACAGGTATGGCAGGAAATGTTAAATGGAAAATTACCCGACGGCTGGGGAATTGATGTTACAATGTTAATAGAAACGGAGATGATGGGTTACAGGATAAAGGAAGTGTACCTTGGCTACAAGCAACATAGGTCTTATAGGCGATATAGTGAAGATCCAGGAAAGCTTGGGAGGATGGCAGAGCAGGTGGCTATCGCAATTCTCAAGCTCGCAAAGAAGCATGGAAGAATCGACAATATTGACAATATTCATTGCTAG
- a CDS encoding DUF4234 domain-containing protein, producing the protein MTVEIENIRKDIRMHVETDTMMSNAWLLVYIAPIIAGILFLFSIFFYFAFTEVIIGPGPTPIGPSLSLLMFTILLPIIMIIAFIVSIILIYKLVQRRNTHFKRQIFLFDDIIAAVKAIAAKKGVNIDLELASCERTVREVRAEETEKSAALWAILSAIIFIADWYVRYFLMGDFYKHERREDGFWEDINKALNKCDITFSIPRRLVTLPNRSFVLYLILTIITFGIFGIYWLYVLLKDPNDHFEYHNKIENQFLSTLESVTI; encoded by the coding sequence TTGACTGTTGAAATTGAAAACATAAGAAAAGACATTCGGATGCATGTTGAGACTGATACAATGATGTCGAACGCTTGGCTACTTGTATATATCGCTCCCATCATCGCAGGTATTCTATTTCTATTTAGCATATTCTTCTACTTTGCTTTCACAGAGGTGATTATTGGTCCAGGACCAACCCCTATAGGTCCTTCATTATCGCTTCTGATGTTCACTATTTTATTACCTATAATAATGATAATTGCTTTTATAGTTTCTATAATACTCATTTACAAGCTTGTTCAGAGACGCAATACTCACTTTAAAAGACAGATTTTTCTCTTCGATGATATCATTGCTGCAGTTAAAGCAATAGCGGCAAAAAAAGGAGTTAACATAGATCTCGAGTTAGCGTCTTGTGAAAGAACAGTGAGGGAAGTTAGGGCTGAAGAAACCGAGAAAAGTGCTGCGCTTTGGGCTATTCTATCAGCAATCATATTCATTGCAGACTGGTATGTCCGCTACTTTCTGATGGGAGATTTCTACAAACATGAAAGAAGAGAAGATGGATTTTGGGAGGATATAAACAAAGCATTGAACAAATGTGATATAACGTTTTCAATACCCAGAAGATTGGTAACTTTGCCTAACAGAAGCTTTGTTCTCTATCTAATTCTTACAATAATAACTTTTGGCATATTCGGGATCTACTGGCTCTATGTCTTATTGAAAGATCCTAATGACCACTTTGAATATCATAACAAGATAGAAAATCAGTTTTTAAGCACTTTAGAATCTGTTACTATATAA
- a CDS encoding phosphate ABC transporter substrate-binding protein, which yields MQRNAIIAVLAIVVIGVVAYQLSQVPRGLICAGSTTVLPITQECARLFMEKNPDARISVSGGGSGTGIQQVGDGYIDIGAASRDLKISEITKWPDLQTVAIGKDTIVIIVHPNNSIDDLTLEQIAKIFAGEITDWSEVLGNNAPINLITREEGSGTRGIFEEIVMEPFEKEIAGEALVKLYNGEVRAAVATDENAISYLSLGYLDTTVKGITIDGVEANIENILSEDFPIIRTLWLITKGTPSSLEQDFLDFILSDEGQEVVEEFGYIKVK from the coding sequence TTGCAACGCAATGCGATAATAGCTGTATTGGCTATTGTGGTTATAGGTGTCGTTGCATATCAACTATCACAGGTACCAAGAGGATTAATTTGCGCAGGATCAACAACAGTACTGCCGATAACTCAAGAATGCGCCCGCCTCTTTATGGAAAAAAATCCAGATGCAAGAATCTCAGTAAGTGGAGGAGGCTCAGGTACGGGAATACAGCAGGTTGGAGACGGTTACATAGACATAGGAGCAGCTTCTAGAGACTTGAAGATATCTGAGATAACTAAATGGCCAGACTTGCAAACAGTTGCTATCGGAAAAGACACTATAGTGATTATTGTTCATCCAAACAATTCAATAGATGATCTAACATTAGAACAAATCGCGAAAATCTTCGCTGGAGAAATAACTGATTGGAGCGAAGTTTTAGGCAATAACGCCCCGATTAATTTGATTACAAGAGAAGAAGGTTCTGGTACAAGGGGTATATTTGAAGAAATTGTTATGGAGCCCTTTGAAAAAGAGATAGCTGGAGAAGCTTTAGTTAAACTATATAACGGTGAAGTGAGGGCAGCTGTTGCAACAGACGAGAATGCTATATCATATCTCTCACTAGGATACCTAGATACCACGGTAAAAGGAATTACGATAGACGGTGTCGAGGCTAATATTGAGAACATCCTTTCCGAGGATTTTCCAATAATCAGAACTCTTTGGCTAATAACAAAAGGTACGCCTAGTTCATTGGAACAAGATTTTCTTGATTTTATCCTGAGTGATGAGGGACAGGAAGTTGTAGAAGAATTCGGATATATCAAGGTGAAATAA